In Pseudoduganella albidiflava, a single window of DNA contains:
- a CDS encoding endonuclease/exonuclease/phosphatase family protein, protein MKIKVATYNIHKGVSYRSKPRVLALKQAIAAFDADLIFLQEVQGQHDRIAARFGEERHGPKHWPERSQHEFFAGESHQSVYGLNAQYDHGHHGNALLSKYPIAKWTNTDVSDHAYEARGILHSIVETPKGVVHCYVIHLGLFERSRVRQVEALIDAVNLSAPNNEPVIIAGDFNDWRNTLSAKLRKALGVVEVFDEIGAGSSLGDLVRTLARRQAAVRPARTFPSALPFFRLDRIYVRGFEVESAQVLHGPIWAKLSDHAPLVATLKLL, encoded by the coding sequence ATGAAGATCAAAGTCGCCACCTACAATATCCACAAGGGCGTGTCCTACCGCAGCAAGCCGCGGGTGCTCGCACTCAAGCAGGCCATCGCCGCCTTCGATGCCGACCTGATCTTCCTGCAGGAAGTGCAGGGGCAGCACGACCGGATCGCCGCCCGCTTCGGCGAAGAGCGCCATGGGCCCAAGCACTGGCCCGAGCGCAGCCAGCATGAATTCTTCGCGGGCGAATCGCACCAGTCCGTGTATGGCCTGAACGCGCAATACGACCATGGCCACCACGGCAACGCGCTGCTGTCGAAGTACCCGATCGCCAAGTGGACCAATACCGACGTTTCCGACCATGCCTATGAAGCGCGCGGCATCCTGCACTCCATCGTGGAAACGCCCAAGGGCGTGGTGCATTGCTACGTGATCCACCTGGGCCTGTTCGAACGCAGCCGCGTGCGGCAGGTGGAGGCGCTGATCGACGCGGTGAACCTTTCCGCACCCAATAACGAACCGGTGATCATCGCCGGCGATTTCAATGACTGGCGCAACACGCTGAGCGCCAAACTGCGCAAGGCGCTGGGAGTGGTCGAGGTCTTCGACGAGATCGGTGCCGGCTCCAGCCTGGGCGACCTGGTCCGTACCCTGGCGCGGCGGCAGGCGGCGGTCCGTCCGGCCCGCACCTTCCCATCCGCCTTGCCCTTCTTTCGCCTGGATCGCATCTACGTCCGCGGCTTCGAGGTAGAATCGGCGCAGGTCCTGCATGGTCCGATCTGGGCCAAGCTGTCGGACCATGCACCGCTCGTCGCTACCCTGAAACTGTTATAG
- a CDS encoding PEP-CTERM sorting domain-containing protein (PEP-CTERM proteins occur, often in large numbers, in the proteomes of bacteria that also encode an exosortase, a predicted intramembrane cysteine proteinase. The presence of a PEP-CTERM domain at a protein's C-terminus predicts cleavage within the sorting domain, followed by covalent anchoring to some some component of the (usually Gram-negative) cell surface. Many PEP-CTERM proteins exhibit an unusual sequence composition that includes large numbers of potential glycosylation sites. Expression of one such protein has been shown restore the ability of a bacterium to form floc, a type of biofilm.), producing MAIRTFCTTLCTALATLAAASTPAFAMLPDTQPAAAGITAAGAPGHGNGAPQQAASRLVFETDAPIGMAGTDQGAPAPGSVSLFNQTGAYFGEFLAGDLAYRPQAQGQSEPEPGSLPLLGAAGVALLIAQLRRSRRPAVR from the coding sequence ATGGCGATCAGAACTTTCTGCACGACGCTTTGCACTGCGCTGGCCACGCTGGCGGCGGCATCCACCCCGGCGTTTGCCATGCTGCCGGATACGCAACCAGCCGCTGCCGGTATCACGGCTGCCGGCGCGCCCGGCCACGGCAATGGCGCGCCCCAGCAGGCCGCCAGCCGCCTGGTATTTGAAACCGATGCGCCGATCGGCATGGCCGGCACGGACCAGGGCGCGCCAGCCCCCGGTTCGGTATCGCTGTTCAACCAGACCGGCGCCTACTTCGGCGAATTCCTTGCCGGCGATCTGGCCTACCGTCCGCAGGCCCAGGGGCAAAGCGAGCCCGAACCCGGCAGCCTGCCCCTGCTGGGCGCGGCCGGTGTCGCGCTGCTGATCGCCCAGCTGCGGCGCTCGCGCCGGCCAGCCGTGCGCTGA